A region of the Phaenicophaeus curvirostris isolate KB17595 chromosome 25, BPBGC_Pcur_1.0, whole genome shotgun sequence genome:
AGCAATGGGACCACTGACAAATGAGGAGATGCAGTGAAACTGCTGAAGCAGTTGTCCTGGAAGGAAAGGGTGGGAGTGGAGACTTGAATTACTGGCACATAttagttttgttgctctttccCCCCCGAAGCCATTAGCCTCAGGCTTTTTGCCTTCAGCAAGAGACCTCAAAGGGCCTtgcaagtatttattttcactgttatttTCATGAATGTTAGCTCTGTCTAACACAACAAGCAGAAAACCAGCATGGCCATTACCAAACAAAGCGAGATGTAGCCATAGATATCTTCCCAGCCTCCAGCTAatgcagaaaggcagaagatCCCTTGAGCTATGGACAGTCACTGGGAAACACATGCTCCCACCATGAAGGCATTCAGGAAGACTGCTTTgaggagcagcaggcagcaatTACTGTTTTGCACTCACTGAGAAAACAGATCCTTGTTGATTACAATCATGCTTTACCTGCTCCCTTTCTGGAGGTGGCAGCTTCAACGGCTGCAATCAAAAGTCCTAGGAACTGTAAAAACACTGCTGCTTGCTTTATTGCCCTTTGCTTTGTATTCCAAAGCTTAGCAGTTGTGTGTCTGTCTGATGCAGAATCAGCCCTGTTGCTAATTCCCCATAAGAGACAAAAAATTATTGTGCAGGGCAAACATCCGTATTTACTCGAACGTATTATGGAAAGAACAGCTGTAAGTGCAGCTCCGTTTATCTGACATAATATAATCTAGAATCAAAGCAAACAGCAGATAACTGAACACGCCTTTGTATATTTATGATGCAGTGTAATTTAGCTGCATCATTTGTTTGAACGTGATCTTTGCTCCAAAATCAGGAAGCCTttgttgtgccaggggaggtctACGGAGGAGATCTGTGCTGCGCAGGAAAGGTCATTGCTCAGCAGAGGAGAGCTGCCAAGCTGCTTACAGAGGCAGCAGAACAGCAATAATTCCATGACAGCCAGTCTCTGCACACATCAAATGATAGGAAAGCAGAATGTGCTGTGATGAAAACCACACAATCTGGGCTTCTGGGATCTCTGGGCTTTAGGGAGGGTTtgacttattttcttttgtttcatctACCGCGTAGGCATGAACCAGCAGTTGCCCTCTGAATGATAAAGGGATTACTCTCATTTCTCAGACAGGGACACTGGTAGGCACAGAGATGAAGCGTTGTGCCCAGCAGCACTCAGAGGCCAGGGACAGATCACTTGGCAAACCACTGAGGTGCCCTGCCCAGACTAAGCTTCACTTTTATTATCAACTTTTATTACTCCAGCTGCTGTAGTACCGATTGGGCCCACGGAGGAGACAGACTGAAGCCAAAGGGCACCCACGGTCCCCATTGCAGAAGCAAGTCATTATTTTGACCTCGATTCATACATTTAGTCCCCCAAGGCAGCCTCACAGCTGGACAATACTCCTGGGCTACCAAGGCAGTGAAGCAACACAGCTCTCTGGAGCACCCCCAGCCAGTATCGCTGCCCGGTCATGTGCAAGCAGGCTGAGACCAAGCTTATCAACAGCTGAATATGCTGTGGGCTCAAGTGATGCTAAACAGACATGCTGCTGTGTTGCAGAAGACCCGGCTACCCCAGTCCCACGGCACCGAAAGGAAATAAGGCAGGGAGGAAATGAACTAATGGACTTCAATTAAGCCTAGCCATTCGCTGCCTGATAAGGAGCCAGGAGGGAAGTGAAATGTAGGTCTTTGCAAGTATGCGGGTGCCTGCTGTGAGGAAGGCCAAAGATGGGTTGCTGCAGAGGCTCTTGTGATTGCATTAAGGCAGCTAAAGCCCCTGCAGCCAATGCTGACTGTGGCTGACCTCATAGGTGGGCAGGAGAGGACCTGCTGCCTGTGACACctgctgcctgtgcctgttgaAGAGACAGATCGAAGAACAACTTAGATGCTTCAGTCATTTGAAATGCTCCATGCTGGAGGCTGGCAGCTGTGCCCAGGGGCTTTCTCGTCCCTCTGGCAAAGCATCCCAGCTCTCATCACTGCCGCCCGTTGACCTGTAGGCAGCAAACCTGCACCTCCTAATTCAACTTCTTTCTCAAACACAGTATTAAGAGTGCCAGATAACAGAACTAAACTACTGCCTGGTGAGGTGTTAAGACTGGGGTCTAAGCATTAGTGCAGAGGCCCACACCGCGACTTTCAAATTCCTCCTCTGTGCATGCAGAGAAGAGCTGCAGGATGCGATGGCCAGGGGAAggcagaggaggtggtgggaaaAATCCCTGCAGTAGGAGAAAGTATTACTGAAGTGCCATGGGTGCGGAGAGAGTGTGAGATCAGATTTGCATGTGAGGGGCTTAGCTTTGCAGGGCAGTGTGCACTACCAGCTAAGATCCACACCAAAATCTGCAGCCAAAAATGGCCCAGCCGGAACCAGGTGCAAACTCCAACCCTGCAATGTGAAAGCTCGTCTGCCTGTAAGCCAAAGGGCTCCTTCCTCATCCCTCCTATCGCTCCCGCAGCCCGTGTGACTCGTGTGGGCTCAGAGCTCATTTTCATGAtggagcagggagcagctgcaAATCTCCCTCAGCAGTAAAAGGAAGTCCTAGCACTGGCAAATTTAATTCAAATCTAAACCTCTAAATTTGGTTGCTTGCTATGGCAGGAACCTCCTGTTTGCACTACGCAAACTGAAAACAGCAAGTCACCATCACTGGCCAGGGCGACGGCACTGCTGAAGTGAATGCAGCAGTGGATGCTGTGTTCCTGCTCTTTAGGTTTGGAGGTCTGGAGGAAGAACTCAAGGAAACTCTAGGTATGAGCTCTGCTCCAGAGGAGCAGCTGCCTTCACCACAGTGCTTTGTAAAGAATTAGTCACCAAGAGCACCAGGGTCACTCAGGGCTAATTCTCCCTTACCGAGGGGCAAGAGGAGATTATTATTATCAGTATTGCTGTAGCACCCAAATAGGAGCTAGGAACAACTGCCTGCTACACACAGGCTGCTTGTTCTGCTAGGAGAGGCCAGCTGAAGTGGCTCTGTGGCAAGTAAATGCAGTGCAGGAGAGCTGAGCTAGGACATGGGCAGTGTGGAATTCACTGTTTTGACCAGCCAAGGGTTTAAATACCAACTTATTGAGACCAGTTTTGTGCCAACACCAAAAAGACAGCTCAGCATTCTGCCTACGTTAACGGACCCTGCAGTACATAAGAAGCCAGTTATCTTGATACTGCTACTCTTATCAGCTCCACACAAGACCTTCAAAATCTCTTCTTAACCTACATCTGCTAATACTTCAGAGGCCCCAGGCTGGAAATCTGTATTTAAACTCTTCATACTGATAGTACCAAGCTCAAAGAATGCACCTGCATTATGCCAACGCCTTCCTAAACTACATGCTTAGTGAGCTGCCTTGAtttgaaaagacattttcttaaCATACCTTTCTCTTTTGCAGGGCAGCACCAGCGCAACACAGTCACCGTTCGTCCAAATGCCAGGTGAGGTTTCCCTCCACTGATAAATCCTTTCCATGCAGGCTGAACAGTTGATGCTGCTcctgtttcttctcctccaAGGAACATGAAGTGAGCAAAGGAGCAGGGCCATCACTCAGAGAGAGCCCAGGAGGAAAGGAATTGAAAGAGCCAAAACAGGAACAGCAATAATAACAGAAGGGCCCCTGTAATCTTGTATGAAATTCccaaaaatgggaaagagaggGAATTAAAGCAGTCTCCAGCTCCTCTGACAGAGGTGCCACAAAGaactcctccttttcccttcgCATCTTTCAGTTTTCCCTGGAGCTGAAGGGAGAAAGTAAGAAACCAAGAGCTGACCTGTTTTGTCCCTTGAGCTCTTGGGCAGGGAATGGAGGGTGAGGCTGGAACAAAGGCAGGTGGTTTTGCAGCTGTAACCCCGTCATTGTGCCCAGGGGCTGTAGCAGAGCAAGGAAGAAGCACAGGCTGGCACAGCAACCTCAGTCCCTCGGGGCTGCTACTTGAAGCTTCCCAGAACACACTGGTTTGCTGCAGACAGGGGTCATCATCTCAATTCAGGGCAGTTGGAGGTGCTAAAAGCACATGGGCTGATACAGCTGCCTTTAAGGCAGGACTGATTCCTGCCCTGGGGGTTGCTAGAGAGAAAAGGGCTCTGTTTGCACCTGCATCAGTGCCCATCGTTCTGTGGCTCCCCAGGTGCTGCTGTTACGGTTTCCCTACAGCCAACGTTTTTTCTGACCACCACAGGCTCACCTCCCACAGCTGGTTACTACGGCATCAGGAGATCCTTCACAACTGAGGTGGATTTCCACAATACAAAGCAGTTTGTCAGTGATGTCTACTCATCCCCTCTAGGGTCCAAGCCCTTCTCGTGTGATTCCTCTGCCACACAAGGCTACCCGGCACTTCTGGACCAGTATCTCGGCGACCAGTATGGGGACTACCGTCCTACTTCCCTCACAGCTGGTGCCAGCTCCTTCTTCAGCCCTTCTGCTGTGCCCCCTCTCCTGCCATCCTTCCCTAACGAGACTGCACATTTCCTACTAGTGAGTGAGTCTATGGTTCTCAGTCCCCAATGAAAGATCCCTCAACTTAAAGCTGGGGATAAGTTAGGGGGATTCATCTGGGAAGGATGTGGGTGTTCAGGAGGCAGCCACGACAGAGCATGGTGCAGATGGGCTGAGAGGGAACTCTGCTTCTCTTTGTTCCCATTCTCTGTCTCCTTGACCCCTCTTCCTGGTGGAGACCAGTTCCTAAATTAACAACCCACCCTGTTCCTCAAGACAGAGACTCCATTGAGATCCTTAACTTTCTAGAATCATCCTTTGTCAGCTTCAGGCAGTTGCCAATCCCAACACCAGCTATTTCCTGGGAGCCAGCTCCATTCGCAGCCCCAGAGCAGAACTGCTGGGCCCTGCAGGTTCAGTCCCTGAGCCTGTTTCAAGGCTCTTTTCCCACTCTTGACATCATGGATGTTTCCTTTCAACAATTTTAACACCAAATACTGCCCCAGAGCAAGAGAAACTCTTGTGAGCGTTCCCAGCTAGGCTTTGGGGATAGACATGCTGTTACCTTTGGGACAAGCTTTTATTCTTAAGGGTCTCTCTTGCCTTTTCTCCCTGCCAGAGAGAGCCCTGGGAGCAGACCTCACCCGACAGTCTCAGCCAGTCGGACAATACATGCTCTGACCCTCTGCAAGCACTGCCTGCCAGCATCACCTGCCTCTCCTCACATGAGTCCGGAGGTGTTTCCCCGTACCGAAGCTCAAGCTGGACCCCAGCCATCCCTGGAACCCAACCCTACCCTTTGCATCCTCTTGAAGATGTCCACTACTCCTCCAGCTACGCCGCCACCTCATCCTACTCCTTCTCACCATTCATGACTGTGGCAAACGAGCTTACCTCCAGGATGAGCCACCTCTCACCGGAGCAGTCCTCGGAGATGCTGCCCCTTCATGAAAACTCTGCCTGGGCAAAAGAGGATGGAAGTCCCATCTGGGGGACTTCTGAAGGCCGGAGAACTTACTGATGAGAGATAAGagctggagaaaaaggaaaaatggacCATTATTGAAGCAAATGAATTACTTCAATGCTTTTGCCTAAAGCTGGTCCTTCAAACAGAGGATGCTAACACCATGCAATGCTTTGTGCCCTGTTTAGAAATACATTACTTGGACAAACCACATTTAGCTTATAGTGGTGCCTTCTGAAAGACATTTCTCCCTGTCCCGCTGTGCTACAAGTGAAATACACAGCCTGAAAAATACCTGCACTCTATGAGCCTTTCCTACAACCAAGATTTTGGGAGAAAACAGGTTGCTCTGACCCTTAAACTACATGAGCAGAGTGATGTAACCAGGCGAGATTTGGGAAGGCTGGGGAGCAAGCCAGGGGCTGGAGGAAGCCCTCCTTAATATCAGAGTCTGTATAATGGCATCTGTTACCTAGTGGCATAAATGTACATCCCTCATGCTGGCACAGTGTGAACGTGGCACTATCTTGGGTGACAATTATGGCCAGAGCAGCAAAGGCACAGCACGTTTGAGCCTCCCAAACCAACTAAACACAGCACACCGTGCGACACCAGCGCCTGGCAGACAGCTTAGGGTGTTGGCAGGGACTGCTGAGGCACCCTCCTACCTGCACGAAGAAGCCTCACCTTCCCTCCCACCTGCAATGCAtcctccccagggctgggatggggaccgAGGCCGATGTGATGTCCCCGTGCCCACGGCCACTAGAGGTTGCTCTGCACACACAAACCCACgcacagagcagggctgggcaacCCTCCCAGTCCTGCCTGCTGCACCCAGTGGAGGGTGCCCCCTCTGTCCCACCTTGTCCCCCGGCCTGGCACCCACAGtagcagaaataaaagcctCACTGAGGAAGAACAAGAGCTTTAAGGCCCTCCTTTGCCTTTTCTCCTCAAATCCTGGTGCTGACAGGGCATTTGGCACCTTCTCAGCACCCTCCAGGGACCATAAATGGCTCTGGGATCACAGGATCAGGCTCAGGGCATCGCTACGTGCCgtgctgcctgcaggcaccTCTGTGCAGGGGAATGTAAACTGGGGACACAGCTCAGTACTGAGAAACAGGCGGTACTGAGCCCCTGTAAGCAAcactgctgggagctgccaAGCAAGCCAGGTCAGTCCTTCGACACAACCCCCTTTCTTTTACAGGTGTAACACCCAGCACCATCCCTGGCACCTTGCATCCTGTACCCCAGGTGCACACACAGCAACCATCCAAGCCCCTTGCTCAGCCCACACCTGGCAACAACACCTCCCTTGCTGTTCAGGCATCTTCAGTCCATCCAGCATATGTTCTGGTATCAAAGGATGGAACGCGCATTCCCAGGGATCTCGGCGGCTGCCTCACAAAGGAAGGCTATgcgcaggctgcccagggacagacctcaacctgacccctcacagcacagctcagaagcagctgcaagagctggagcaccagTAGCCTTGGTGCAATGTGCCCAGCAGTGCCCATTTGTGTCTTTAGGGACTCAGCGCTGCCCCTGCTTCTACCCCACAGGGGTCCAAACCCTCTCCCTGAAGCTCTTGCTTCACTCCCGGGGCAGCAGCCACAGAGCTGTCCTGGGGGTCACAGTCATGCAAAGCTCACCCCTGCAACCCTGCTGCCGCGCTGGGGTCCCACCCAACACCTCTTGATTCCTCAGCCTTGTTCAGACACGCTTAGGAAGCAATTCCAGTGGCTCTTTGAGCCTCAAATATCACCTCCGACCACTCCATGGGCTGCACTCCTCTTTTTGCTAGTTGAGGCCTGGAGAGACAGGGAAAGCTCAGGGCAGAGCATGGGCTGGCAGCCAGGGCTCCTCTGCACGTGTGCTAAGCATGGGGTGAGGCAAGTTCAGCTGCCTCCCATTTGGTCCACAGGCACCACGAGTGGCAGTTGTGGAGCATCCCCAGGTGGCACCTGCTCAGCGAGAGCTGCTCCCCTGACCACgggccaaggcaaggcaacaagCCCCAGTGCATCTTGGAGTGCGTGCACTTCTCCTTGCCCCATACCAAGCCCCCATGCCCACAAATTTGAGGCTTGCATAAGCCCACAGCCTTGTTCCACACCACAACTGACAATATCACCGGGCTGAATTGCTGTTCATCACAGTCACTGTGAGCTGTTTCAGCTGTATCCTCTTCCAGGGCTTCGCACGGAGTGGGACACCACAGTCGGTCTGGCTGTATTCCCATCTGGCTCTGAGGGAGAAGCAGGGACAGAAAGTTTTTGAGCTGTCTTGGAAGTGTTCGACCCACCCTGGCATTTTGTTCTTAATTGATGCAGGGTCTCTGTGAGCCTCACAATGCTCTGAAACCCAGGACGTGCAGGAGCCCCCCAAACACAGGTGCTTAATGTTTCCTTAAGGCACACGGCTCGGTCACGGTGGGAGCTGGGCAGCCTGCACGCTCTGGTCTCTGGTT
Encoded here:
- the POU2AF2 gene encoding POU domain class 2-associating factor 2 isoform X1, translated to METDFGKRVYQGVRVKHTVKDLLAEKRSRQSTGSRFSGSTSATQSPFVQMPGSPPTAGYYGIRRSFTTEVDFHNTKQFVSDVYSSPLGSKPFSCDSSATQGYPALLDQYLGDQYGDYRPTSLTAGASSFFSPSAVPPLLPSFPNETAHFLLREPWEQTSPDSLSQSDNTCSDPLQALPASITCLSSHESGGVSPYRSSSWTPAIPGTQPYPLHPLEDVHYSSSYAATSSYSFSPFMTVANELTSRMSHLSPEQSSEMLPLHENSAWAKEDGSPIWGTSEGRRTY
- the POU2AF2 gene encoding POU domain class 2-associating factor 2 isoform X2, with product METDFGKRVYQGVRVKHTVKDLLAEKRSRQSTGSRFSGSTSATQSPFVQMPGSKPFSCDSSATQGYPALLDQYLGDQYGDYRPTSLTAGASSFFSPSAVPPLLPSFPNETAHFLLREPWEQTSPDSLSQSDNTCSDPLQALPASITCLSSHESGGVSPYRSSSWTPAIPGTQPYPLHPLEDVHYSSSYAATSSYSFSPFMTVANELTSRMSHLSPEQSSEMLPLHENSAWAKEDGSPIWGTSEGRRTY